GATCAGAGTCGGTTTCCCTCCCCCGGACTTTGCGGTCTCGAAGGCTTCGGCCAGCGCCTCGAAATCGTTGGCGTCCTGGACCTCCAGAACCCGCCAGCCATGAGAGCGAAACCGGGCGGGAATGTCGTCCGAGAGCGTGATATCCGTTTTCCCCTCGATCGTGATGCGGTTGTCATCCCAGATCCACACCAACTTGTCGAGACGGAGATGCCCGGCAAGCGACGCCGCCTCGGCGCTCACGCCCTCCATGAGGTCGCCGTCTGAGCACACTACCCATGTCCGGTGATCGACCACCGCATGACCGGGGCGATTGAAGGTTGCAGCAAGATGGGCTTCCGCAAGGGCCATTCCGACCGACGTAGCAACACCTTGGCCGAGTGGCCCGGTTGTCATTTCGGCGCCTGGCACCACTCCGATCTCAGGGTGGCCGGGGGTCTTCGATTGCCATTGGCGAAAGTTCTTGATGTCTTCGAGGTCGAGGTCATACCCCATGAGATGGAGGACGCTGTAGAGCAGCATCGAAGCGTGACCGCAGGAGAGCACGAAGCGGTCGCGATCCGGCCATTGGGGATCTGCCGGATCATGCTTGAGGAATTTCGAGAACAGGACAAAGGCAACCGGGGCGAGTCCCATCGGCGCTCCCGGATGTCCCGAGTTGGCCTCTTCGACGGCGTCTATCGCCAACGTACGGATGGTGGTCACCGCGAGTTGATCGACCTCATCAAAGTGGTGGGACACGGCTCCTCCTCGTGTGGGACTCTCCGCCACCGGCAGCCTACCACTGCCGGTTTGGATTCTGACATCGTGCTTTCGTGTCGAGATTTGATGCTGACCGGCTATGGTGCTCAGCGGCTCCGGAGTTCGTACAGAACCTGCTTGGCCACCGCCTTGAGGGTCTCGAATACGCCGATCCCTTTGGTAGCCACTGCCTCGAAGGTCGGCTCGCCCTTGAAATTGAGGAGGCGATACATGTCATCGACCAACATTGCGCTCGGGAGGTCTCGCTTGTTGAATTGCAGCACGTACGGAATGGTCTTGAGTTCGAAGCCGTTCTCGGCGAGGTTCTCTTCGAGATTTCTGAGCGACTCGACGTTGGCATCCATCCGCGCCTCCTGCGAGTCGGCGACAAACACAACACCATCCACACCCTTGAGGATGAGCTTGCGGCTGGCATCGTAGAAGACCTGTCCGGGGACCGTGTAGAGGTGGAACCGCGTCTTGAACCCTCTCACCGCTCCGAGGTCGAGCGGCAGGAAATCGAAGAAGAGCGTCCGATCAGTTTCGGTCGCGAGAGATATCAGCTTGCCCTTCTGCTGCGGGCTGGATTTTTCGTAGATGTACTGGAGATTGGTTGTTTTACCGCACAGGCCAGGACCGTAAAATACGATCTTGACGTTGATCTCACGGGCGGCGTAATTGATGAAGCTCATTCGGAGAACAGAGCGTCGATATCGTCGTCAGTGATTTCTGCAAAGGGCGAAGCGGCCTCCACGGAACCGACTACCTGAGCCTTGGAATCCATTTCGTTGAGCACCCGTTCAATATCGGCCGACGCCTTGCGCACCCGAAGTCTGACCAGGCCGAGCGACGAGCGTTCGTCGAAAATGACGACCAGAATCAACTTCTGGCCGACGATCGAGATGTGAATATTGTCCTTCCGTCCCTCGTGGAAGAGGATCGAAAACTCCTTCTCGCCGATCAACCTGGCAAGGCCATCTGTGGCGGCTACATTGCCAGCGGTGAGCGATGCCAGAGAGGTGCTATCGACCAGGTTCACCTCGCCGGCGCCCGCGATCTGCTGGCCGTTCTTGTCAACCAGAAACACGATTTTCGCGGAGGCATCCATCCGCAGCGTGTTGAGGAGATGCTTGATTCGCTCGAACTCCTCCTCGTACATGACAAAAGACGTATTCAATCCGTTACGCTCCCAGTAGTCTCAATTCTAAACCCAACCGGTCCTTCGAGGCAAGCCGGACGCATTTCGCCCTGCCCCTCGAGGGTAGTCATAAACCCCGCATTTTCTGGAAAATGGAGCCTACACCTTGCGCCGTAGCTGGAGCGCCTGAGCGAGAGTCACACGATCCACTGCGGCCACCTCACCACCAATCGGGATGCCGGACGCCGGGCGGCTCACGGCAATACCAAGCGGCTGCAACCGCCTTGCTATGTAAAGCGCGGTGGTCTCGCCCTCGACCGTCGGGTCAGTAGCCAGGATGACCTCATTCACCTCTCCCGACCTGCAGCGCGTTTCCAGCCGATCTATTGTCAGCTCCTCCGGACCGACACCGTGAAGTGGGGAAAGATGGCCGAGCAGCGCGTGGTAAAGGCCGCGGAACTCTCCGGTTGCCTCCACAGCCCAGGCGGTCGTCGGCTCCTCGACAACCAGGATCACGCCGCGATCGCGGCTTGGATCGGTGCACACCGCGCAGGGGTCATCCTCCGTCAGCAATGAGCACCTCGAGCACAAACCTACGGATTGACGGATCTCGTGAAGGACCCGTGCGAAGTCAGCGACTTCAACCGGGTCGATGGTCAACAGATGTTCTGCGAGGCGTTGTGCAGTCCGCGGACCGACCCCTGGGAGACGCTCGAGATGCTCCAGGAGTGACCGGACGATCGGTGGCCGCAAATCCATCAGTGACTCCGGAGGATGTGCGACATCCTCATCTTCACGAGCCGTCACCGTCCGATTGCACCGCTACAACCTCTCCTCCGAGAATCCGGGTCGCGAGAATCACGCCGGGGTCGGCACCGGCTTCCTTCGTCAAGACGGCATCGTCCGGTTGTGTTCCCTCAGCGTCGGGCACCTGTTCCCGTGCCGCGCCCTCCTCCGTGGCAGATGTTCCGGGTACGGCCGACGTCCGCCCAGCCTGCGAACCGGGACCACGTTCGGAGCCCGAACCGGCCGCGCCTGCTCCGGCATCCGGATCAGCAGCGCCGGATCCCCCGAGCCAATCTTCGACCCGGCGCACCGACGGCCATCGGGCGAGCCGGAGGCATGCTACCTCGAGTGCCACCTCGCGGTTTCCGGCCCCTCGCAGCAACGCCTCATGGTCGAGCCACAGCCCGAGCATCCGGCCGAGCGCGTTTTCTCCGAGCCCGTCAGCAAGGCTGCTGAACAGTCTTCGATGTGAATCTGATATGACCGGAGCGAGCTTCGGATCGATCGCCAGATAGAGGGCGGTTCGCAGGGTGCGACCGACCTCCCGATACAGCACCGATGGATCCTGGCCTGCTGCAAGCTGCTCGCGGAGGAGCGCCAGGCCGTCGCCGATTCGGCCCTCCGCCAGAGCGCCCACCAGTCCAACAGTTACCTCGATCGGAGGGACACCGAGAATCGCTGCTACGGCCTCATCATCAACTTCGTCCGCCGCGAACGCGCGCAGTTGATCGAGCAGCGAAAGCGCGTCGCGGACGCTCCCGTCCGATGCGGCGGCGATCGAAGCCGCGGCGGAAGGGGTCAGAGTGAAACCCTCGCTGGCCGCGATCTCCTCGAGACGGCCACGAATCAGCTCCGCTCCAACAGGCCGAAATTCGAGCTGCTGGCATCGGCTCTGGATGGTGTCCGGGACCTTGAGCCGCTCGGTCGTGGCAAAGATCCAGAGAATGTACGGCGGCGGCTCTTCAAGGCTCTTGAGCAGCGCGTTGAAGGCCTCGCGCGTCAACATGTGGACCTCGTCGACAATGATGACGCGAAACCGGTCTCTGGTCGGGCGGAACTGAAGGAGCTCGCGCAATTCCCGTACGTCGTCGATACCGCGGTTGGAAGCCCCGTCGATCTCGATGACGTCGATGCTCGATCCCTCGACCACCTCCCGGCAGGAGTCGCACGTGCCGCAGGGCTCCGCTGTTGGGCCCTCCGCGCAGTTGACAGCCTTGGCCAACAGGCGGGCGGCGGTGGTCTTACCGACGCCACGCAACCCGGAAAACAGGTAAGCCTGGCCGAATGTCCCGGAATCGAGGGCGTTACACAGGGTCTGGACGACGGCATCCTGGCCGAAAAGCTCGGAAAACTTCTGCGGCCGCCAGGTGCGCGCGAGTACCTGATAGGTCATCCGGGCATCTTATCCGATCCCGGAGATTGCTGCGGTGGCGGGGCGCCACCGAGTCCTTCAGCCTACTTTTCCAGGGGTTTCTCGTATGCTTTCACTGACAATCATGGAAATACGCGGTACATATTGGCTTGTTTTTGTTATCGTCTGTCAGATTGCGACCCGATGATACGACCAAGGAGGTCTCCGATGAATCGTTCAGCTCTTACCGTCATGTGCCTCGCCGTCCTGCTGGCGGCGTCCCAGGTCGGCGCGATCTCGCCCAGCGACGATCTCTTGATCGCCGGGGCCGCACGCACCAACCGCTGGATTGCCGATCTGTATATCAACAATCCCGGCGATGCATCCGTGTCCGTCAACGTGATGTGGCTCGAACGCGGCCAGGCCAACCCGAATCCAG
This genomic stretch from Acidobacteriota bacterium harbors:
- the dnaX gene encoding DNA polymerase III subunit gamma/tau, giving the protein MTYQVLARTWRPQKFSELFGQDAVVQTLCNALDSGTFGQAYLFSGLRGVGKTTAARLLAKAVNCAEGPTAEPCGTCDSCREVVEGSSIDVIEIDGASNRGIDDVRELRELLQFRPTRDRFRVIIVDEVHMLTREAFNALLKSLEEPPPYILWIFATTERLKVPDTIQSRCQQLEFRPVGAELIRGRLEEIAASEGFTLTPSAAASIAAASDGSVRDALSLLDQLRAFAADEVDDEAVAAILGVPPIEVTVGLVGALAEGRIGDGLALLREQLAAGQDPSVLYREVGRTLRTALYLAIDPKLAPVISDSHRRLFSSLADGLGENALGRMLGLWLDHEALLRGAGNREVALEVACLRLARWPSVRRVEDWLGGSGAADPDAGAGAAGSGSERGPGSQAGRTSAVPGTSATEEGAAREQVPDAEGTQPDDAVLTKEAGADPGVILATRILGGEVVAVQSDGDGS
- a CDS encoding gliding-motility protein MglA, with protein sequence MSFINYAAREINVKIVFYGPGLCGKTTNLQYIYEKSSPQQKGKLISLATETDRTLFFDFLPLDLGAVRGFKTRFHLYTVPGQVFYDASRKLILKGVDGVVFVADSQEARMDANVESLRNLEENLAENGFELKTIPYVLQFNKRDLPSAMLVDDMYRLLNFKGEPTFEAVATKGIGVFETLKAVAKQVLYELRSR
- the recR gene encoding recombination mediator RecR, which produces MTAREDEDVAHPPESLMDLRPPIVRSLLEHLERLPGVGPRTAQRLAEHLLTIDPVEVADFARVLHEIRQSVGLCSRCSLLTEDDPCAVCTDPSRDRGVILVVEEPTTAWAVEATGEFRGLYHALLGHLSPLHGVGPEELTIDRLETRCRSGEVNEVILATDPTVEGETTALYIARRLQPLGIAVSRPASGIPIGGEVAAVDRVTLAQALQLRRKV
- a CDS encoding roadblock/LC7 domain-containing protein, whose product is MNTSFVMYEEEFERIKHLLNTLRMDASAKIVFLVDKNGQQIAGAGEVNLVDSTSLASLTAGNVAATDGLARLIGEKEFSILFHEGRKDNIHISIVGQKLILVVIFDERSSLGLVRLRVRKASADIERVLNEMDSKAQVVGSVEAASPFAEITDDDIDALFSE